One genomic window of Gemmatimonadota bacterium includes the following:
- a CDS encoding sodium:proton antiporter: MPTGIRNFVIFAIAIIVSWIVGSTVPPTWTVEQITLDVLTDDSGNLYYTYRGKPAYFDAVPLEQAQLNPSRIHGSSETPPIKEEFVSSVEDGETKYYQLLAKHHWGYWSLLPAVVAVLLCWITKEPVTALLGGIISGALILTRYDFTGEVLIPSLSTTNAASILLLYLWLLGGLMGIWSRTGAAQAFAEFMTVRFVRGPKSAKLVAWMLGVIFFQGGTVSTVLVGTTVKPIADEEKISHEELAYIVDSTASPIASQLAFNAWPGYVQAFIFVAGVSFLATEADRLLFFFKSVPFCFYAIFAVLGTFLLSIEKPLFLGKQLKEAMQRSRETGQLDADDADPLSAKELQGSNVPEGYTPHVLEFFLPLGALIAIAIGTFITSGSPNVQWAFGIALLIAVGMALAKGMSLKDIVAGFHDGLKGVVLGSVILLLAITIGGISKETGGGIFLVEQLGDTIPYFILPVLLQILTMAIAFSTGTSWGTYAVAFPLAMPLAWAVAGANGLSHPELFMTLCFAAVIDGSVYGDQCSPISDTTVLSSMCTGCDLMDHVKTQIPQASIAAGMAAICWTVVAFFTA, from the coding sequence ATGCCTACAGGTATTCGCAATTTTGTCATTTTTGCCATCGCCATAATCGTGTCGTGGATTGTAGGGTCAACTGTGCCGCCTACATGGACCGTTGAACAAATCACCTTAGACGTCCTCACAGACGATAGCGGCAATCTGTATTACACCTACAGAGGAAAACCTGCCTATTTCGATGCGGTGCCGCTTGAGCAAGCGCAGCTCAACCCCTCGAGAATACACGGATCCAGCGAAACGCCTCCCATCAAAGAGGAATTTGTCTCATCGGTAGAGGATGGAGAAACAAAATATTATCAACTCCTCGCAAAACACCACTGGGGCTACTGGTCACTGCTGCCCGCGGTGGTGGCCGTGCTCTTGTGCTGGATTACCAAAGAACCCGTTACAGCTCTTTTGGGCGGTATTATTTCGGGCGCGCTTATTTTGACTCGCTATGACTTTACGGGCGAGGTTTTAATTCCCTCATTATCAACGACAAATGCCGCGAGTATCTTATTGCTCTATTTGTGGCTCCTGGGCGGGCTTATGGGGATATGGTCGCGCACGGGTGCAGCGCAAGCTTTTGCCGAGTTTATGACTGTGCGTTTTGTTCGCGGTCCCAAAAGTGCCAAGCTCGTCGCCTGGATGCTCGGTGTTATTTTCTTTCAGGGCGGCACTGTCAGCACCGTGCTGGTCGGAACAACTGTCAAACCCATTGCCGACGAGGAAAAAATTAGCCACGAAGAACTTGCGTACATCGTCGATTCGACTGCTTCACCGATTGCCTCACAACTCGCTTTCAACGCTTGGCCCGGCTATGTTCAGGCTTTTATCTTTGTCGCTGGCGTCAGTTTTTTAGCTACTGAAGCCGACCGCCTTCTCTTCTTTTTTAAAAGTGTCCCGTTCTGCTTTTACGCGATTTTCGCCGTGTTGGGCACGTTCCTGCTCAGTATTGAAAAACCCCTCTTTTTGGGCAAGCAACTCAAGGAAGCTATGCAGCGTTCTCGAGAGACCGGGCAACTCGACGCCGACGATGCCGATCCTTTGAGTGCTAAAGAATTGCAGGGAAGCAATGTGCCCGAAGGCTACACGCCGCATGTCCTCGAATTTTTCCTGCCTCTGGGCGCGCTTATCGCCATTGCTATCGGGACTTTTATTACCAGCGGGTCTCCCAATGTGCAATGGGCTTTTGGCATCGCGCTTCTGATAGCCGTGGGTATGGCTCTTGCCAAGGGCATGTCGCTCAAAGACATTGTCGCGGGTTTTCACGATGGTCTCAAAGGCGTGGTGCTCGGCTCGGTTATTCTCTTGCTCGCCATCACTATTGGCGGTATCAGCAAGGAAACGGGCGGAGGCATCTTTTTGGTGGAGCAACTCGGAGATACCATTCCATATTTCATTTTGCCGGTCTTGCTTCAAATTCTCACTATGGCGATTGCCTTTTCCACAGGTACGAGTTGGGGCACGTATGCAGTTGCTTTCCCACTGGCTATGCCACTGGCCTGGGCGGTTGCGGGTGCAAATGGTCTTTCACATCCCGAACTTTTTATGACGCTGTGTTTTGCCGCCGTTATAGACGGTAGCGTTTACGGCGATCAGTGCTCGCCCATTTCAGATACTACGGTTCTCAGTTCTATGTGTACGGGTTGCGATCTGATGGATCACGTCAAAACGCAAATTCCACAAGCCTCCATTGCCGCTGGCATGGCAGCAATCTGCTGGACCGTCGTCGCTTTCTTTACAGCATAA
- the tsaD gene encoding tRNA (adenosine(37)-N6)-threonylcarbamoyltransferase complex transferase subunit TsaD, whose protein sequence is MSISDRPILGIETSCDETAAAVVADGHIYSNAIFSQTEHSLYGGVVPELASRNHIRTLLPVVDQALLEADLKLGDLGGIAVTQGPGLVGSLLVGISVSKGLALGSGLPLVGVHHIEGHLFAGSMAHPDLVPPFMALVASGGHTELIYVCAWGNYERWGRTRDDAAGEAFDKVAKILGLLREGEVTMGGPRISMLAEEGNPNAFDFPRALINDPGFDFSFSGLKTSVLYRIRDFPVEDIKAIRANIAASFQAAVVDVLVDKTLKAAREVGAERVLLSGGVAANRALRAQLADGASKLGMGVFYPPTLLCTDNAAMIAGAGAFRLARGEVAGGNLNAAPRLPLPGLRERQV, encoded by the coding sequence ATGAGCATTTCTGATCGGCCCATTTTAGGTATTGAAACATCCTGCGACGAAACTGCCGCTGCCGTGGTAGCTGATGGGCATATCTATTCCAACGCGATTTTTTCCCAAACAGAACACAGTCTCTACGGCGGCGTGGTACCCGAACTGGCATCTCGCAACCACATACGAACACTCCTGCCCGTCGTCGATCAAGCACTTTTAGAAGCCGACCTGAAACTGGGCGATTTAGGTGGTATCGCTGTGACACAGGGACCCGGCCTGGTCGGCTCCCTGCTGGTGGGCATTTCCGTGAGCAAAGGGCTTGCACTGGGTTCGGGGCTACCCCTTGTGGGTGTGCATCACATTGAAGGCCATTTATTTGCAGGCAGTATGGCGCATCCCGACCTGGTGCCACCTTTTATGGCACTGGTGGCTTCAGGAGGACACACGGAATTGATTTATGTCTGTGCGTGGGGCAATTACGAGCGCTGGGGACGCACGCGCGACGATGCCGCAGGTGAAGCATTTGATAAAGTGGCTAAAATACTGGGGCTATTGCGCGAAGGCGAGGTCACCATGGGCGGACCGCGCATTTCAATGCTTGCCGAAGAGGGAAACCCCAATGCGTTTGATTTTCCGCGTGCATTGATCAACGATCCGGGATTTGATTTTAGTTTTAGTGGGCTAAAAACCTCTGTACTCTATCGGATTCGCGATTTCCCTGTGGAGGATATTAAAGCTATTCGAGCGAATATTGCGGCGAGTTTTCAGGCGGCTGTGGTCGATGTGCTCGTGGATAAGACACTCAAAGCGGCACGGGAAGTAGGTGCAGAACGAGTATTGCTTTCGGGTGGTGTAGCCGCCAATCGCGCGCTGCGGGCACAACTCGCCGACGGGGCGTCCAAACTCGGGATGGGTGTGTTTTATCCGCCCACGCTCTTGTGCACGGACAATGCGGCGATGATTGCCGGCGCAGGTGCTTTTCGATTGGCGCGAGGTGAAGTTGCCGGAGGCAATTTGAATGCGGCCCCACGGTTGCCGCTGCCTGGACTGCGCGAGCGGCAGGTATAA
- a CDS encoding DNA translocase FtsK: protein MEQSSKALPETSKDQSRLPFQILGICLIALALLMVLSLLSHSPEDPPNSTRPNELAQNLVGWLGAHLSYHLLFSVGYGAYALIVVALVWGWNRLRMSSVRSLVMHSIILFSLMVIYCGTTGVLFWERPTMAWKLGGGLGFMVSSSLLVPYLGTVGSYISLATLFVVLLMVATDIPFNRIPEWTFLKKRAEKSDKNETSTEVARVEDSDQVEDIDQIEDIDQKKNTTEEEIADDPILDEWEKDELAEMPRPVIADDIKEKDIDELLEKHTKKTVADPIPDMARVEREEDKLPEVEFEIADETPEPEPEPVPSKKKKKIKRKRSSTYLLPDLKLLEDPPPGDGIIGRETLFKGAQVLEQSLSNFGVQGKVVQVNPGPVITTYEVAPPPGVKVSKIVGLADDLALVMKAQSIRIQAPIPGKAAVGIEVPNPEPYTVFLKEILESRAFEQSDSKLMLGFGKTASGDPYCADLAKMPHLLIAGATGSGKSGCINALISSILFRCTPEEVRFIMVDPKMLELSIYNDIPHLLAPVVVDPKMASDALKWAVSEMENRYRTMAQFTARNITDFNAKMVRLRQEAPTEEDREEIPDALPYIVVVIDELADLMMTAPSDIENSLARLAQMARAVGIHLIIATQRPSVNVITGTIKANFPTRIAFRVASKVDSRTIIDANGGEKLLGRGDMLFLPPGQPEPIRLHGAWIDTEETEQLVAWVSDQDVELDRVEFEGENSDLSVVDNERDARFDEALRLVVIHQQGSASLLQRRMKVGYSRAARLVDELEAAGIVGPSNGSSKGREVLVDEDYLEELEELDV from the coding sequence ATGGAACAGTCATCGAAGGCATTACCTGAGACCTCAAAAGATCAGTCGAGATTACCTTTTCAAATTTTGGGCATATGCTTGATTGCACTCGCGCTATTGATGGTTCTGAGCCTGCTATCGCACTCGCCTGAGGACCCCCCCAATTCGACGCGCCCCAACGAGTTGGCGCAAAATCTGGTTGGGTGGCTCGGCGCACACTTATCCTACCATTTGCTATTTAGCGTGGGCTATGGCGCTTACGCGCTGATCGTTGTGGCATTGGTATGGGGGTGGAACCGCCTCAGGATGTCGAGCGTCAGATCACTAGTGATGCACAGTATCATTCTGTTTTCACTAATGGTGATTTATTGTGGCACAACAGGCGTGCTCTTTTGGGAACGCCCCACAATGGCCTGGAAATTGGGAGGTGGGCTGGGATTTATGGTATCGTCTTCCCTGCTGGTGCCCTATTTGGGTACTGTTGGTTCTTATATTTCTTTGGCGACGCTATTTGTGGTACTATTGATGGTTGCCACCGATATTCCGTTTAACCGAATACCCGAGTGGACATTCTTAAAAAAACGTGCGGAGAAGTCTGACAAGAACGAGACATCGACCGAAGTGGCACGAGTTGAGGACTCCGATCAAGTCGAGGATATCGATCAAATTGAGGACATTGATCAAAAAAAAAATACAACTGAAGAAGAGATTGCTGACGACCCCATTTTAGATGAATGGGAAAAGGACGAATTGGCCGAGATGCCCAGGCCCGTGATCGCCGATGACATAAAAGAAAAAGACATCGATGAACTATTAGAGAAGCACACAAAAAAGACAGTTGCTGATCCCATTCCAGATATGGCACGGGTTGAGCGAGAAGAAGACAAATTGCCTGAAGTGGAATTTGAGATAGCAGATGAAACGCCTGAGCCAGAACCAGAGCCTGTTCCTTCAAAAAAGAAAAAGAAAATCAAGCGCAAGCGATCTTCGACATATTTGCTGCCCGATTTGAAGTTGCTGGAGGATCCCCCTCCGGGTGATGGGATTATAGGCCGCGAAACCCTGTTTAAAGGGGCACAGGTATTGGAGCAAAGCCTGAGCAATTTTGGCGTTCAGGGCAAAGTGGTGCAGGTCAATCCCGGTCCTGTTATTACGACATATGAGGTTGCACCACCCCCGGGCGTGAAAGTCAGCAAAATCGTCGGACTTGCAGACGATCTCGCCCTCGTGATGAAAGCGCAAAGCATTCGCATTCAGGCTCCCATTCCCGGAAAGGCTGCGGTCGGCATTGAAGTGCCCAATCCAGAACCTTATACGGTCTTCTTAAAAGAAATTTTGGAATCGCGCGCATTTGAGCAGTCCGATTCAAAATTGATGCTCGGATTCGGCAAAACAGCTTCGGGTGACCCCTATTGTGCCGATCTGGCAAAAATGCCGCATTTGTTAATTGCCGGCGCAACAGGGTCTGGCAAGTCGGGATGTATCAATGCACTGATTTCCAGTATTTTGTTCCGCTGCACACCAGAGGAAGTGCGTTTTATTATGGTGGATCCCAAAATGCTGGAATTGTCAATTTACAACGATATTCCACATCTCCTGGCACCTGTTGTCGTCGATCCCAAAATGGCATCGGATGCGCTCAAGTGGGCGGTATCAGAGATGGAGAACCGATATCGCACAATGGCGCAGTTTACCGCGCGCAATATCACTGATTTTAATGCCAAAATGGTGCGGCTGCGACAGGAAGCACCCACCGAGGAAGACCGCGAAGAAATTCCCGATGCCTTGCCCTATATTGTCGTGGTAATCGATGAATTGGCCGATTTGATGATGACTGCACCGAGCGATATAGAAAACTCACTGGCGCGATTGGCACAAATGGCCCGCGCTGTGGGCATCCATCTCATTATTGCAACCCAGCGTCCTTCAGTAAATGTGATTACGGGGACAATCAAAGCCAATTTTCCAACGCGCATTGCATTTCGCGTGGCATCCAAGGTCGATTCGCGCACGATTATTGACGCCAATGGCGGTGAAAAACTCCTGGGACGAGGAGATATGCTATTTTTGCCTCCAGGACAACCAGAACCCATTCGCCTTCACGGTGCGTGGATCGATACCGAAGAAACCGAACAATTAGTGGCCTGGGTGAGCGATCAGGATGTCGAACTCGACAGAGTTGAATTTGAAGGCGAAAATAGCGATCTTTCTGTTGTAGATAATGAGCGCGATGCCAGGTTTGATGAGGCATTGCGATTGGTGGTTATCCACCAGCAGGGCTCGGCATCGCTCCTGCAGCGCCGGATGAAGGTCGGATACTCGCGGGCCGCACGCCTTGTTGACGAACTCGAAGCCGCCGGTATTGTTGGTCCGTCCAATGGATCGAGTAAGGGGCGCGAAGTCCTCGTTGACGAAGACTATTTAGAGGAACTCGAGGAGTTGGATGTATGA
- a CDS encoding outer membrane lipoprotein carrier protein LolA, with protein sequence MMRRMHHRRSLQALLAILGILFFTGTVQADTRGSEVVAKLQKKFADLETLSAHFVKQHYWRVMDQHQEVKGKLLVQRPDQFRMDSDVQVVVSDGKTVWHYAPANAQVLVSDYTAMENDRNYEKLLFDLIFWGGYDENYVPVYVGEEKIHRKTCYAVDLLAKKEDTYIHKIRLWIDKRLYLVRQVEYRNIHEDVTTFVLSDLKVNKKARPDQFTFHIPSGVELIDLR encoded by the coding sequence ATGATGCGTAGAATGCACCACAGGCGTAGCCTGCAAGCCCTTCTCGCTATTCTCGGTATTTTATTTTTCACGGGAACTGTGCAGGCCGATACGCGCGGCTCAGAGGTAGTTGCGAAATTGCAAAAAAAATTTGCAGATCTCGAGACGCTTTCCGCTCACTTTGTCAAACAACACTATTGGCGCGTGATGGACCAGCATCAAGAAGTCAAAGGCAAGTTGCTGGTTCAGCGCCCCGATCAGTTTCGAATGGATTCGGATGTACAGGTAGTGGTGAGCGATGGCAAAACCGTGTGGCACTATGCGCCTGCCAATGCCCAGGTGTTGGTGAGCGATTACACCGCGATGGAAAATGATCGAAACTATGAAAAATTGTTATTTGATCTGATTTTTTGGGGTGGGTACGACGAAAATTATGTGCCCGTTTATGTGGGAGAAGAAAAGATCCATCGCAAAACGTGTTACGCGGTCGATCTATTGGCAAAAAAAGAAGATACGTATATCCATAAAATTCGCCTATGGATAGACAAACGACTCTACCTGGTGCGGCAAGTGGAATATCGCAATATCCACGAAGATGTGACAACATTTGTGTTGTCGGACTTGAAGGTCAACAAAAAAGCCAGGC